The Deltaproteobacteria bacterium genome contains a region encoding:
- a CDS encoding GNAT family N-acetyltransferase → MSAPELSPLRADEVREAARLLARAFCENAMNRVVAPGSARSRERSNAAGMRAVLPLARVRGEVLAARAGRELAGVLVALPPGVVSVGRPAVLDALRLFFVQGPGVAGRWSAVAEALQLHRPAAPHAYLATLGVAPDRQRAGVGRALLADWLARVDAGKQRAYLETDSSKNVTWYERFGFAVRAELEVLGVTVHLMERSPRDA, encoded by the coding sequence GTGAGCGCGCCCGAGCTCTCGCCGCTGCGCGCGGACGAAGTGCGCGAGGCCGCGCGGCTGCTCGCGCGCGCGTTCTGCGAGAACGCGATGAACCGCGTCGTCGCGCCGGGCTCGGCGCGCAGCCGCGAGCGCAGCAACGCCGCCGGCATGCGCGCCGTGCTGCCGCTCGCGCGCGTGCGGGGCGAGGTGCTCGCGGCGCGCGCAGGGCGCGAGCTCGCAGGCGTGCTCGTGGCGCTGCCGCCTGGCGTCGTCAGCGTGGGCCGCCCGGCCGTGCTCGACGCGCTGCGCCTCTTCTTCGTGCAAGGCCCGGGGGTCGCAGGCCGCTGGTCCGCCGTCGCGGAGGCGCTTCAGCTCCATCGCCCCGCCGCGCCCCACGCCTATCTCGCGACCCTCGGCGTCGCGCCCGACCGGCAGCGCGCCGGCGTCGGGCGCGCGCTGCTCGCGGACTGGCTTGCGCGCGTTGACGCTGGGAAACAGCGTGCATATCTCGAAACGGATTCGAGCAAGAACGTCACGTGGTACGAGCGCTTCGGCTTCGCGGTCCGCGCGGAGCTCGAGGTGCTCGGCGTGACCGTGCACCTCATGGAGCGAAGCCCGCGAGATGCCTGA
- a CDS encoding DnaJ domain-containing protein produces the protein MPEKSLYDTLGVAREADADAIKKAYRRLAKKFHPDANPGDKKAEERFKQISRAYDTLSDAEKRRAYDEFGDIALQAGFDPNAARRAQADFGQAFRGTHGSDFDFGGADMDDLLGRMFGGARGRGAGRQMRGADVEAELELEFLEAVQGGEKKLTLSLSSARGGTSETVTVRIPPGVADGGRIRLAGKGGASPGGGPRGDLYCTIRVRPHPVFRREGRDVLLDVPISVAEAIRGAQIEVPTLEGRATVAIPPGTDSGRKLRLRAKGVPDPGGGPRGDLYVVVQIKVPRGLDANALAHVDALAEHEAKDLREGLFRA, from the coding sequence ATGCCTGAGAAGTCTCTCTACGACACGCTCGGCGTCGCGCGCGAGGCCGACGCGGACGCGATCAAGAAGGCCTACCGGAGGCTCGCGAAGAAGTTCCACCCCGACGCGAACCCCGGCGACAAGAAGGCCGAGGAGCGCTTCAAGCAGATCTCGCGCGCCTACGACACGCTCTCGGACGCGGAGAAGCGGCGCGCCTACGACGAGTTCGGCGACATCGCGCTGCAGGCCGGCTTCGACCCGAACGCCGCGCGCCGCGCGCAGGCCGACTTCGGGCAAGCGTTCCGCGGCACCCACGGCAGCGATTTCGACTTCGGCGGCGCGGACATGGACGACCTGCTCGGGCGCATGTTCGGAGGCGCACGCGGTCGCGGCGCGGGCCGCCAGATGCGCGGGGCGGACGTCGAGGCCGAGCTCGAGCTCGAGTTCCTCGAAGCGGTGCAGGGCGGGGAGAAGAAGCTCACGCTCTCGCTCTCCTCCGCGCGCGGCGGCACGAGCGAGACGGTGACCGTGCGAATCCCGCCCGGCGTCGCCGACGGCGGACGCATCCGCCTCGCCGGCAAGGGCGGCGCCTCGCCCGGCGGCGGCCCGCGCGGCGACCTCTACTGCACGATCCGCGTGCGCCCCCACCCCGTGTTCCGCCGCGAAGGCCGCGACGTGCTGCTCGACGTGCCGATCAGCGTCGCCGAAGCCATCCGCGGGGCGCAGATCGAGGTGCCCACGCTCGAGGGCCGCGCCACCGTCGCGATCCCGCCCGGCACCGACAGCGGGCGCAAGCTGCGCCTGCGCGCGAAGGGCGTCCCCGATCCCGGCGGCGGCCCGCGCGGCGACCTCTACGTCGTGGTGCAGATCAAAGTGCCGCGCGGCCTCGACGCGAACGCGCTCGCCCACGTCGACGCGCTCGCCGAGCACGAGGCGAAGGACCTGCGCGAGGGGCTGTTTCGGGCCTGA